The Magnolia sinica isolate HGM2019 chromosome 10, MsV1, whole genome shotgun sequence genome includes a window with the following:
- the LOC131258040 gene encoding pentatricopeptide repeat-containing protein At3g62890-like has protein sequence MLSHSKAKLLQYLTFASFKQCTQIHAQMIITGRARRPPAISHLLRSLVDLDTCNLPYALAIFRQIPGPTTFLWNTIIRACSRHGAPQESISFYLEMCRNSVVPDNYTFQFLFKACALCFSFRAGQAIHGNHIKVFDASDVFVGNSLIHMYSEFGWVDVARRVFDEMGQKNVVSWTVMVGGYVKIGDMGKALRVFDEMPERNVVSWTSMIAGYVQNDLAEEAVGFFKRMVVDGVKPDAVAMVSVLSACTQLGDLDLGKWVHQFVDREKISITQNLGVALIDMYTKCGDVNAARQVFDRRVWKIVAAWNAMINGYCKLGDFENARLLFDQMGQRDLITFNSMITGYIQSSSFMEALLLFSELRASDLKPDKFTMVGLLTACANLGVLDQGKCLHTLIEESPIESDVFLGTALVDMYAKCGRIDQAILVFNRMHEKDVLAWTAMISGLAMHGDGKSALTHFSLMQKEGIQPNRVTYIGVLNGCSHSGLVQEGRQHFSEMTSLYNIEPEVEHYGCMVDLLGRAGYLEEADEFVQNMPMEPNAVIWGSLLGASRVYNNVTFAENAAKHLLVLEPDKDAVYVLLYNVYASTGRWANAAQIRGMMEEKGIKKIAGCSSIVVDGQIHEFTAGDRSHSQFEEIQMMIGEMAKQLKLVGHEPGTSEISLDIDEEEKEDALFNHSEKMAIAFGIMRLGVNLPIHVLKNLRVCRDCHSAIKLIAKIWNREIVVRDRSRFHHFRDGCCSCKDFW, from the coding sequence ATGCTCTCCCATTCCAAAGCCAAACTCCTTCAATACCTCACCTTTGCATCTTTTAAACAATGCACCCAAATCCATGCACAGATGATCATAACTGGGAGGGCTCGCCGCCCACCCGCAATCTCTCATCTATTGAGATCGCTCGTGGATCTCGACACCTGCAATCTCCCCTACGCCCTCGCCATCTTTCGTCAGATTCCGGGCCCCACCACATTCTTATGGAATACCATCATCAGGGCCTGTTCAAGACACGGCGCCCCGCAAGAATCCATCTCTTTTTATCTCGAAATGTGCCGCAACAGCGTGGTTCCAGATAACTACACCTTCCAGTTCTTGTTCAAGGCCTGTGCTCTGTGTTTTTCGTTCAGAGCAGGGCAGGCGATCCACGGTAATCATATTAAGGTATTTGATGCATCTGATGTTTTCGTGGGGAATTCTCTGATTCATATGTACTCGGAGTTTGGATGGGTTGATGTCGCCCGACGAGTTTTTGATGAAATGGGTCAGAAGAATGTGGTGTCGTGGACGGTGATGGTTGGTGGTTATGTGAAAATTGGAGACATGGGGAAGGCTCtgagggtgtttgatgaaatgcctgagaGAAACGTGGTTTCTTGGACTAGCATGATTGCTGGTTATGTTCAGAATGATCTCGCAGAAGAAGCTGTTGGGTTTTTTAAAAGGATGGTGGTGGATGGTGTTAAACCGGATGCTGTTGCGATGGTTTCAGTGCTCTCCGCTTGCACGCAATTAGGGGATTTGGATTTGGGCAAATGGGTTCATCAGTTTGTTGATAGAGAGAAGATCAGCATTACTCAAAATTTGGGTGTTGCTTTGATTGATATGTACACAAAGTGTGGAGATGTAAATGCTGCGCGCCAGGTTTTCGATAGAAGGGTTTGGAAGATTGTAGCTGCTTGGAATGCCATGATCAATGGTTACTGTAAATTAGGTGATTTTGAAAATGCTCGTTTGCTTTTTGATCAAATGGGCCAGCGTGATCTCATCACATTCAATTCGATGATCACAGGCTACATCCAAAGCAGTAGCTTCATGGAGGCCTTATTATTGTTCTCAGAGTTGCGGGCTTCGGATTTGAAGCCCGATAAGTTCACGATGGTGGGTCTGCTCACTGCTTGTGCGAACTTGGGTGTGCTCGATCAGGGGAAGTGTTTGCATACTTTAATCGAGGAAAGTCCAATTGAATCAGATGTTTTCCTTGGGACGGCACTTGTAGACATGTATGCAAAGTGTGGGAGGATAGATCAAGCCATATTGGTCTTTAATAGAATGCATGAGAAGGATGTGTTAGCTTGGACCGCAATGATTTCAGGCCTGGCAATGCATGGTGATGGGAAATCTGCTCTCACCCACTTTTCGCTGATGCAAAAGGAAGGGATTCAGCCTAATAGAGTGACATATATTGGTGTTCTAAATGGCTGCAGCCATTCGGGCCTCGTTCAAGAAGGTCGGCAGCATTTCAGTGAGATGACATCTTTGTACAACATAGAGCCTGAGGTTGAACACTATGGATGCATGGTTGATCTTCTCGGCCGTGCCGGTTACCTAGAGGAAGCAGATGAGTTTGTTCAAAACATGCCGATGGAACCAAATGCCGTTATATGGGGGTCGTTGTTAGGTGCTAGTAGAGTTTATAACAATGTCACTTTTGCTGAAAATGCAGCAAAGCATCTTCTTGTTCTAGAGCCTGATAAGGATGCTGTATATGTACTCCTATACAATGTATATGCGAGTACGGGAAGATGGGCCAATGCCGCCCAGATCAGGGGCATGATGGAAGAGAAGGGGATAAAAAAGATAGCTGGGTGTAGTTCCATTGTGGTGGATGGGCAAATACATGAATTCACTGCAGGCGATAGATCGCATTCTCAATTCGAGGAAATCCAAATGATGATCGGTGAAATGGCAAAGCAACTGAAATTAGTAGGGCATGAGCCAGGCACATCGGAAATCTCACTGGATATTGATGAGGAGGAAAAGGAAGATGCTTTGTTTAATCACAGTGAAAAGATGGCTATTGCTTTTGGGATCATGAGATTAGGGGTCAATCTGCCTATTCATGTACTTAAGAATCTACGAGTGTGCAGAGATTGTCACTCTGCAATCAAGTTAATTGCTAAGATTTGGAATAGAGAGATTGTAGTTAGAGACCGGAGTCGGTTCCACCATTTTAGAGATGGGTGTTGTTCCTGCAAG